A window from Megalobrama amblycephala isolate DHTTF-2021 linkage group LG9, ASM1881202v1, whole genome shotgun sequence encodes these proteins:
- the LOC125275138 gene encoding uncharacterized protein LOC125275138 isoform X2, translated as MRSFQPSFTPAPSHQGPWVLQQQKTLARPRTRTSPPPPPPVFEVSTRNRFCPLRDAVVIGDSIVCHVHATTAKGKVRSHCFPGAHVLDVTVQVPVILNAAENIGAVVLHAGVNDTRLRQTEVLKQDFRSLIKTVRATSPATKIIVSGLLPTYQHGHKRLFRADGLHPSRIGADLLSENISKMLRTIFRTT; from the exons ATGCGTTCATTCCAGCCCTCATTCACTCCGGCGCCATCACACCAGGGACCTTGGGTTCTTCAGCAGCAGAAGACACTAGCCAGGCCTCGGACCAGGACCTCTCCTCCTCCGCCGCCCCCGGTCTTCGAGGTCTCGACGAGGAACCGCTTCTGCCCTCTTCGCGACGCCGTGGTCATCGGAGACTCCATCGTCTGTCACGTCCACGCTACCACAGCCAAAGGTAAGGTGCGCAGTCACTGTTTTCCTGGTGCTCATGTTCTTGATGTCACTGTGCAGGTTCCTGTGATCCTGAATGCCGCTGAGAACATCGGAGCTGTAGTGCTGCACGCGGGGGTGAACGACACCAGGCTGCGGCAGACGGAGGTGCTGAAGCAGGACTTCAGGAGCCTGATCAAGACAGTACGAGCCACATCTCCTGCGACGAAGATCATCGTGTCCGGACTGCTTCCGACGTACCAACATGGACATAAAAG GCTCTTCCGTGCTGATGGCCTGCACCCCAGCAGAATCGGAGCTGATCTTCTATCAGAGAACATCTCCAAGATGCTTCGCACCATATTTCGCACCACTTAA
- the LOC125275138 gene encoding uncharacterized protein LOC125275138 isoform X1, which translates to MRSFQPSFTPAPSHQGPWVLQQQKTLARPRTRTSPPPPPPVFEVSTRNRFCPLRDAVVIGDSIVCHVHATTAKGKVRSHCFPGAHVLDVTVQVPVILNAAENIGAVVLHAGVNDTRLRQTEVLKQDFRSLIKTVRATSPATKIIVSGLLPTYQHGHKRFSRLFALNEWLMSWCNEQKLLFINNWNLFWEQPRLFRADGLHPSRIGADLLSENISKMLRTIFRTT; encoded by the coding sequence ATGCGTTCATTCCAGCCCTCATTCACTCCGGCGCCATCACACCAGGGACCTTGGGTTCTTCAGCAGCAGAAGACACTAGCCAGGCCTCGGACCAGGACCTCTCCTCCTCCGCCGCCCCCGGTCTTCGAGGTCTCGACGAGGAACCGCTTCTGCCCTCTTCGCGACGCCGTGGTCATCGGAGACTCCATCGTCTGTCACGTCCACGCTACCACAGCCAAAGGTAAGGTGCGCAGTCACTGTTTTCCTGGTGCTCATGTTCTTGATGTCACTGTGCAGGTTCCTGTGATCCTGAATGCCGCTGAGAACATCGGAGCTGTAGTGCTGCACGCGGGGGTGAACGACACCAGGCTGCGGCAGACGGAGGTGCTGAAGCAGGACTTCAGGAGCCTGATCAAGACAGTACGAGCCACATCTCCTGCGACGAAGATCATCGTGTCCGGACTGCTTCCGACGTACCAACATGGACATAAAAGGTTCagtagattatttgctttaaatgaatggttgATGTCTTGGTGTAATGAACAGAAGCTGCTCTTTATAAATAATTGGAATCTTTTCTGGGAACAACCTAGGCTCTTCCGTGCTGATGGCCTGCACCCCAGCAGAATCGGAGCTGATCTTCTATCAGAGAACATCTCCAAGATGCTTCGCACCATATTTCGCACCACTTAA
- the LOC125275133 gene encoding pentraxin fusion protein-like: protein MNSSMAIRVIVFLTLTGLCVADSKGNLALNAMAVQSSLGHPQGDAQHAIDGKRDSNYAKESCTHTKTEFNPWWRVDLGNVYSISNVTITNRQDCCKERLRGAQIRIGNSLANNGNNNELAATILTVLDGTETFSFESVNGRYVNIFLPGNDEVLTLCEVEVFAENDIPSYICSPRNLAVGGKAVQSSTYSTNGPQNAIDGNRNPIAGRGSCSYTNGDRDAWWRVDLLDVYKITRVSITNRGDGAAERINGAQIRIGKSLENNGNNNELAATVVSILLGETQTFEFKPIKGRYVNIIIPGRNEYLTLCEVEVFAD from the exons TATGGCGATACGTGTGATTGTGTTTCTAACACTTACTGGACTGTGCGTCGCTGATTCCAAAG GGAATCTTGCTCTTAATGCCATGGCTGTGCAGTCCTCCTTAGGCCACCCACAGGGAGATGCTCAACATGCAATAGATGGAAAAAGAGACTCAAATTACGCGAAGGAATCATGCACTCACACTAAAACTGAGTTTAATCCATGGTGGAGAGTTGACCTTGGAAATGTCTACAGTATAAGCAACGTTACCATCACTAATCGTCAAGACTGTTGCAAAGAGCGGCTTAGAGGAGCTCAGATTCGTATTGGTAACAGTCTGGCCAACAACGGAAACAACAATGAgct GGCTGCAACTATTCTCACTGTTCTTGATGGCAcagaaacattttcatttgagtCTGTTAATGGCCGATATGTCAACATTTTTTTACCTGGAAATGATGAAGTCCTTACTCTGTGTGAAGTCGAGGTGTTTGCAG aaaATGACATACCATCCTACATTTGTAGTCCAA GGAATCTAGCTGTTGGAGGCAAAGCTGTCCAGTCTTCCACATACAGTACAAATGGACCTCAAAATGCTATTGATGGCAACAGGAATCCAATTGCCGGTCGTGGGTCATGCAGTTATACTAATGGGGACAGGGACGCCTGGTGGAGAGTTGACTTATTGGATGTCTACAAGATAACCAGGGTTAGCATCACTAATCGTGGAGACGGTGCTGCAGAGAGAATAAATGGTGCTCAGATCCGTATCGGCAAAAGCCTGGAAAATAATGGCAACAATAATGAGCT GGCTGCGACTGTTGTGTCCATCCTACTTGGAGAGACACAAACATTTGAGTTTAAGCCTATTAAGGGGCGATATGTCAACATTATTATTCCTGGCCGCAATGAATATCTCACACTGTGTGAGGTTGAGGTGTTTGCAG ATTAA